A region from the Benincasa hispida cultivar B227 chromosome 8, ASM972705v1, whole genome shotgun sequence genome encodes:
- the LOC120083610 gene encoding probable WRKY transcription factor 35, whose translation MFCSLFEMDDNYQQAGDLTDVIRPTSAAVPGGLSSEFSLDPFSGDRLRWPHHPADDSSMNFGDPSLFPTSSVRDPFLHPHFSAFNFTSDGGAEGLAAADQPSNLLSHMLQISPSSGDGVISTPPCESLATTVRNSPSSASTCGGGGMVPTGGSNPLCLMENSGIQISSPRSSATKRRKSQVKKVVCIPAPAPANSRSSSGEVVPSDLWAWRKYGQKPIKGSPYPRGYYRCSSSKGCSARKQVERSRTNPNMLVITYTSEHNHPWPTQRNALAGSTRSHPSRTPATATARKTSPKHEPTNDNVLPTAAVKEEEIDENQTTNKATTINDHQDEVDHQEFPYDLIFTEFSEQINNHDHDHNRDHHHLSADPLNNSMLMFSSHGFSTGNGESSKDPFLELYDWAENSNGSLFKEAKGG comes from the exons ATAATTATCAGCAAGCTGGTGATTTGACTGATGTAATTCGACCCACTTCCGCCGCCGTCCCCGGTGGCCTCTCATCGGAATTCTCTCTCGACCCTTTTTCCGGTGACCGACTACGCTGGCCTCACCATCCCGCCGATGATTCTTCCATGAATTTTGGAGATCCGTCGTTGTTTCCGACTAGTAGTGTTCGAGATCCGTTTCTTCATCCCCATTTTTCTGCCTTCAATTTTACTTCTGACGGCGGCGCTGAGGGTTTGGCGGCCGCGGACCAGCCGTCTAATTTACTTTCACATATGTTGCAGATCTCCCCGAGTTCCGGTGATGGTGTAATTAGTACTCCTCCATGTGAGTCTCTCGCAACGACGGTGAGGAATTCTCCGAGCTCAGCTTCCACTTGCGGTGGTGGTGGCATGGTTCCAACCGGTGGCTCGAACCCTCTTTGCTTAATGGAGAATTCTGGGATTCAGATCTCTTCCCCACGAAGTTCGGCCACCAAAAGAAG GAAGAGCCAAGTGAAGAAGGTGGTATGTATTCCGGCACCGGCACCGGCGAACAGCCGATCAAGCAGCGGCGAAGTGGTTCCTTCTGATCTATGGGCATGGAGGAAGTACGGACAAAAGCCCATCAAAGGATCCCCATATCCAAG GGGATATTATAGGTGCAGCAGCTCCAAGGGTTGTTCCGCTCGAAAGCAAGTTGAGCGCAGTCGAACCAATCCGAACATGCTTGTCATCACTTACACCTCGGAGCACAACCACCCATGGCCGACTCAACGCAACGCCCTTGCAGGCTCGACCCGTTCCCACCCATCTCGAACCCCCGCCACCGCCACCGCTCGTAAAACAAGCCCAAAACATGAGCCCACCAACGACAACGTCCTACCAACTGCAGCAGTAAAGGAGGAAGAGATAGATGAAAACCAAACGACAAATAAAGCAACAACAATAAACGATCATCAGGATGAGGTAGATCATCAGGAGTTTCCTTATGACCTAATTTTCACTGAATTCTCTGAGCAAATCAACAACCACGACCACGACCACAACCGCGACCATCATCATCTTTCAGCAGATCCTCTAAACAACAGTATGTTGATGTTTAGTAGCCATGGCTTTAGTACAGGAAATggagaaagcagtaaagatccATTTTTGGAGCTCTATGATTGGGCAGAGAATTCAAATGGAAGTTTGTTCAAAGAAGCCAAAGGAGGTTGA